The Dioscorea cayenensis subsp. rotundata cultivar TDr96_F1 chromosome 8, TDr96_F1_v2_PseudoChromosome.rev07_lg8_w22 25.fasta, whole genome shotgun sequence genome segment taatatgaaaatgtttaaaatattttattttaaaaacaatttttaaaataatattttgaaaattttataaaaacaattttgttAAATGTCATGTGACATGATGGTGCAAATGTGCCACTCGTTTGAGTAAATGTGCCACTCGTTTGAGTTGACCATAGCGAATGCTGCTTCTTGATGTTAGCCATGTGAAAGAGTGAATTACACATttcatatgaaaaaataaagaggTGGAAAGAGTTGGAAACTGTTTTACGTTTTCCTAATCTTGGCTTTCATAAGAATCAttctctttataaaaaaaaaaaattatcaaacactCCTTTAGAAAATTTTCccacaaaacataaaattcctGTAGAATGTGGGGACTACTGTAGTATTATGGTGTTACAAACAGGCCCTTTAACTTTGTGGTATAGAATGCCAAAAATGAAACTTTATTAAGCGAGGTTGGTGGATACCCTAAAATATGAGGATGCAAAATTAATTTAACCATTGAAAGTACGAAAGTTTGGTGTAATTTTTTAGGTCCTTTGTGGAATGCGAGCAAGTGAAGGCACTTATCTGTATTGGCTGTTGTTACAACTTACTATCAGAAGAATGCTCTATGAAATTTGATGTCCCTTGTGGTTTTCCATTGAGTAATTTTGCTAAACCTGCCGGTATGAAGCTTGGAAAGAATGCACGTGATCTTGCTTGTCAGGTATGTCTCAAGGCTCAATAGCATTTAGGTTGTTTACTTGGCCTCTTAAAGATGTTGATCATATTCTTGACATTTGATAGTAAACAAGTAACAGTAAGATGTTCATTGGGAAAGGCCAATTAATGTTAAACATGTGTAACTAGTTTACAGGATATTCTTGAATGGATAGCTTTGAACTTCTCTTTACATATCTGCATATGTTCTAAAACCACATCGCCATAAGTTATGATCTTTTGCCTAACATTTTGCATTCATTCAAATACTCAGGTTCAACCGAGCAACTATGCCCTTCCATATTCTCTAAGTGTTTTATAAGCAAATTGTGTAGACCcatcaaattattgttattgCTTTTGTGACTGCAAACACCTTTGGAGTTAGTTTTTCGTCATAGGCTGGCTATAAATTAACCCAGTAAACAATATATCCTTGCTTAGATGTCTCCTCAAATATTGCATCTCTCCAGTTGggtatattgttaaaaaaactaCTAAATTTCTGGTGACcttgttctttttgttcatttaccttgtttaaatttcttcttatctttGGACTTGGTCAATCTCGCTCTTTGCTCTGCTGTGAGGCTAAATGTTGAggttgttttgtttcttattatattttgtaattgtACTCTAAATGGTTTTGCCCCTAACAAGTAAcaagttaaattattttaagttaatatatatgttttttaaatttgaaaaatggctcccttttgctttgttttgataGAGTGCTGAGAGATGGAAATGTCTCACTAAAGATGCTGCTCTTCAGAATTTTGATCTACATGCATTTCGTGCtgccttccaaatggtgaatatattttgtttgactAACCATTTTCCCTGTATATTATGGCTTGCTTCCTCTTGATATTTCACGATTAGATTGTGCAAGTTTCTTACCTTTTCTTTCTGTTCATCATCTGGATTATTTGAGACTATTGTACTACTTCAGTGGAGCTTCGGTCATGCTaggaattttctttgttttactttCTTGTTATGCTGTATTTGTTTCAActctttttttcatgatttcaaggccttttaatttttctaaacatTATCTTAATCTAAGTTTCATACTTAATGATTTATCTTTCTCACTTTTGGCTTGCTTGATTATAATGCGTTgctctttatgtttttattatttatttatttatttatttttgtctttaacCAGCTTCCCTTGTCTTCTTGCACTTAAAAATGCTGCTTTGACTAAAATCCTCTTTGTAACATGTTTGCTTGAAGTTGCCAGCTTATGCttattttcccattttttttctctcatatatCCTATTTTTGTGGAAATGCTTTCATGttggatttttcaaaaaaacttcAATGATCACAATGGTGTATCACTTAATTCTTTTACTAAATGGCAATAGTGTATCCAGAATGGGATTGTGTCTGTATCGGTGTTTGCACCtactttgctttttcaataacgAGTTTGTTCTTTTAAAAGGTTCTTGATAAGCATTATCCTGAAACTCTGAAATTGAGTCCAACAATTGGTCGACAAGGTAAAGCTCTACGTCGGCGATTATTAAGGAGAAATCTAGCATCCCAGTTGGATGTAAAAGAAGTTGATTGTTCTGCAATTACTCCAGAAATGgcttttcaaggaaaaaaaagttcATTGGCACAGAATTCTAGTGAAGTTGAAGTCATTAATCATCTTCACAATCACCTAGTACCAGAAGGTGTCCTGCTATTCCTGATGATTGATTTATAAATTAGACTTTGAAATGTTCTTAGAGTATCAGCATGCagaatgtctttttttttcccaatcaCATTTCCATTTTTTGACTTAATATGTTTATGCCAATGGTCTATTCCAACTCGATTTTTATGCAGATGGGCCATGCACTATGTCTGGCCACGGACAGTCATCACAGTCCTGTGCTTGTTACAACAATAAGTGCGATTTTATTTGCTCATCAGCAAAGGCTCATAAAGATGTGCTTTTTGAAGAATTTGTCAAGTCTGGACTAGATCATCTTGGCTTCAGCCTTGCGCAGAATATCAACGTATTTGAGATTTGGAAGGAAATTCGACCTTACACTGTATGTTTCCTCACAACCCTCCAATCAAATTTCTTTctcatttgaattttattttcatattatttttttgttgtttggaagtAGTAATACTTGTACTCTGTTTGTGCATTAGGGTTGTagcgttatttatttatttttaaatttgaaaactttttgCCTTTCAAGTTTCCTTTTCCCCCTCTTCGAGTTGCTATAGTTGTAAGCCctctttggatttttatttttctattgtttatttttggttCCAAAAGTGCTTTTGGGCTAGGTTATACTTGGGGctactttagttgtttgtatgggcTTAGGGTTTAGacttttgaaaaacaaaaacaaaagctatAAGAAAAGCATTGCTGGAGAAgcaatttaagaattttttagaAGGAAATGCCTTTGAATGTTTTAGATAATTACCTTTTTTATCcttaacattaataataatattaacactGATACCAATGGTataaaacaagaacaacaacaatgataataataactgtgattatttcttattgttgttgttgctgtcgTCGTCTCATATCTAGTAATTTCTCATTGAAAAAAgcaatttcaataaataaaatccaaataactTCCTAACTATAGAAGCACTTATGAATTAATATATCCCAACACAAGCAGCTTAGCTTAATTAGATAAACACTTACTAaccttcaaaagaaaaaaaaaagaaacatttttttcataatgcagTCCAAACAAGTCCCAAGTGTTCACTACACCTGCTTCTTTCTGCACActtgtatttataaattaaattggCCTCCATGATCACAGTGTAATTCTACTACAGATTTCAAAGATGGAGAAGTTAAAAAGATCATTTTTCTCTGAAAATCTGGTGTGGGAAGGCTCACTTGTTATTGAGATTAAACTCAATGAGCATAATACATGTATTTCAATGGTCCATCTCAATTTGAATATTATACTTAGACAACTAAGATTCATGAGGTTTTTCACCACTTCCATCGTAAGTgcttttcaaaatatttgctAACTAATGATGTTGACATTATGTAACTAagaatttaaaacattttttaaatgaaaaagaattattttggtAACTTGACTTTCAGTAGGACATTAAATTGGAGAATCTTTTTTCTTGAAGGgcattatttcaaaattattgtttgcTTGCTTCTTTATATGGAACTTCTAAATTGTCTCACAACTGTTCCTTATGTTATAGTAACTAATAGTCTGTTAAGTTGGTATATGGATTGGAATATATAAGCCTAGATCTCTCATCCTATTAGCTTAAGCTTTTGGGTTAAATTGAGTTCAGATGTATATGCTTGGTTGTTAAACACCTTGAACCTGGATTGTCTAGTTTTCATCAAATCCTTATCAAGTATAGACCTTGACAGTTGTTATTGCATGCCTTCCTACTAGTAAACCAATGTATTAAAAAGATCTTTAATTGTGATtggttgatttattttatatatttactttcTGTTGTTGGCTGGGTTAATCATGGTAAACTTTTTTTTCTGTACAGGAACTTGTTGGTCCTTTCTGGTCTCTTAGGGCATCACTAGGCCCCCTGATTGAAACTTATATTCTGCTTGATAGGTTATTATTCCTTCAAGAGCAAGGTGAATCAGTGCAAGCATTTCTCATCCCTCTGTTTCATCCTACCATCTCACCTAGGAATATGGCAATAGTTGCTTGGAAAACTGGCTCAGATACAATGTGGACATAATGTGGTAATTTTCATTCTCTGCTGACTGCCATGTGAATGTGCATTCTATATGAGTTCTTGTTAGTAGATACAGATGTGAAGTTGGTTATTCCATCATCCTAGTGACTGATAATTTCAACAAGCTGTCTGACCAGGAAACTAAAGAACAAGTGAATTGAGACTCAGAAATTACACACCAGAACATAATTTGATAGAAAATGTCAAGGAGTATTTGAACACATATCTACTCTGCAACTAGTAGTTTTAGTTTCATTCATCAAGATTATACTTTGCCCATCATTGCATAATAT includes the following:
- the LOC120266704 gene encoding protein RRNAD1 isoform X1, whose amino-acid sequence is MAAGDRKYSCESAAETREWMNAIADFLRPFKPLVDAHVVNFFKGRLWELVDEQWMACLRKESVENLLNLPSGVIQDYWPLSLQEFVRNLTSLVLPREQELSHPIFPNLRVSSLGSVLTQGMNMKKKHEVEILAAATNAIASGVGAQKIIDVGSGQGYLAQALSFHYQLVVIAIDASLHHADVTNARAERIKKHYAAKLRKSQQGNVHMKVPQTVTCHVLSSETLTTMSSTSSDKEYVKQSSDGSGKSTEINALESSKAGRGSTLCNQVTPLVLVGLHSCGDLSVNMLRSFVECEQVKALICIGCCYNLLSEECSMKFDVPCGFPLSNFAKPAGMKLGKNARDLACQSAERWKCLTKDAALQNFDLHAFRAAFQMVLDKHYPETLKLSPTIGRQGKALRRRLLRRNLASQLDVKEVDCSAITPEMAFQGKKSSLAQNSSEVEVINHLHNHLVPEDGPCTMSGHGQSSQSCACYNNKCDFICSSAKAHKDVLFEEFVKSGLDHLGFSLAQNINVFEIWKEIRPYTELVGPFWSLRASLGPLIETYILLDRLLFLQEQGESVQAFLIPLFHPTISPRNMAIVAWKTGSDTMWT
- the LOC120266704 gene encoding protein RRNAD1 isoform X2: MAAGDRKYSCESAAETREWMNAIADFLRPFKPLVDAHVVNFFKGRLWELVDEQWMACLRKESVENLLNLPSGVIQDYWPLSLQEFVRNLTSLVLPREQELSHPIFPNLRVSSLGSVLTQGMNMKKKHEVATNAIASGVGAQKIIDVGSGQGYLAQALSFHYQLVVIAIDASLHHADVTNARAERIKKHYAAKLRKSQQGNVHMKVPQTVTCHVLSSETLTTMSSTSSDKEYVKQSSDGSGKSTEINALESSKAGRGSTLCNQVTPLVLVGLHSCGDLSVNMLRSFVECEQVKALICIGCCYNLLSEECSMKFDVPCGFPLSNFAKPAGMKLGKNARDLACQSAERWKCLTKDAALQNFDLHAFRAAFQMVLDKHYPETLKLSPTIGRQGKALRRRLLRRNLASQLDVKEVDCSAITPEMAFQGKKSSLAQNSSEVEVINHLHNHLVPEDGPCTMSGHGQSSQSCACYNNKCDFICSSAKAHKDVLFEEFVKSGLDHLGFSLAQNINVFEIWKEIRPYTELVGPFWSLRASLGPLIETYILLDRLLFLQEQGESVQAFLIPLFHPTISPRNMAIVAWKTGSDTMWT